The proteins below come from a single Demetria terragena DSM 11295 genomic window:
- a CDS encoding dipeptide ABC transporter ATP-binding protein → MPSDAEPVAAPLLRLTDLEVSYHQKRVVHGVSLTIAPGERVAVVGESGSGKSTMAASIMNVLPAGGAVTSGVIEYDGEDITHPTKRRLLHLRGRQVGLVPQDPMSNLNPSARVGRQVAETLEAHGLASGRRAKERAIELLAETGIPDAPRRSRQYPHEFSGGMRQRVLIAMALACEPQLLIADEPTSALDVTMQRRVLDLLETLRSRKGMAMLLVTHDLGLAADRADRVVVMWKGRIVEDGPAREVLRDPQHEYTQRLVAAAPSVAVTVARSTGLEMADRERDDAAEPETGADDEPILVANHLTKVFSGRGRKGPVTAVDDVSFEVHRGRTTAVVGESGSGKTTVARMALGLEVPTEGSVRVCGDAVAQAKGTQRRAIRRAMQPVFQDPYASLNPMFSIERIIDEPLRVFKVGDRQSRKARVAELLDQVALPQEVADRYPSQLSGGQRQRVAIARALALDPRLVICDEAVSALDVLVQDQILQLLGNLQRDLGLSLLFITHDLAVVRLIAHDVVVMQNGKVVETGSVDEVFAQPDAEYTRELLSAIPGTAASAAW, encoded by the coding sequence ATGCCGTCGGACGCTGAACCGGTTGCCGCGCCATTGCTGCGCCTCACCGATCTTGAGGTGAGTTATCACCAGAAGCGGGTGGTCCACGGCGTCAGCCTGACCATAGCGCCGGGTGAGCGCGTTGCCGTCGTGGGCGAGTCCGGTTCAGGCAAGTCGACGATGGCCGCCTCAATCATGAATGTGCTGCCTGCCGGCGGTGCAGTGACGAGCGGGGTGATCGAGTACGACGGCGAAGACATCACACACCCGACCAAGCGCAGGCTGCTGCACCTTCGCGGACGCCAGGTTGGCCTTGTCCCTCAGGACCCGATGTCCAACCTGAATCCGTCGGCGCGGGTGGGTCGTCAAGTCGCCGAAACGTTGGAGGCCCACGGGCTGGCTTCCGGGCGGCGGGCCAAGGAACGGGCCATCGAGTTGCTTGCGGAGACCGGCATCCCGGATGCGCCGCGACGCAGCAGGCAGTATCCCCACGAGTTCTCGGGCGGCATGCGTCAACGAGTCCTCATCGCGATGGCGCTCGCCTGCGAACCGCAGCTCCTGATCGCGGATGAGCCGACCTCGGCGCTCGACGTCACCATGCAGCGCCGCGTTCTGGATCTACTGGAGACCCTGCGGAGCCGCAAGGGAATGGCCATGCTGCTGGTCACTCACGACCTTGGACTTGCGGCAGACCGCGCCGATCGGGTGGTGGTCATGTGGAAGGGACGCATTGTCGAGGACGGGCCAGCTCGAGAGGTGCTGCGCGATCCCCAGCACGAATACACGCAACGGCTCGTGGCTGCAGCGCCGTCGGTGGCGGTCACCGTGGCGCGATCCACCGGCCTGGAAATGGCCGACCGCGAACGTGACGACGCAGCCGAGCCCGAAACCGGGGCCGACGACGAACCGATCCTGGTCGCCAACCACCTCACCAAGGTCTTTTCTGGACGCGGGCGGAAGGGCCCGGTCACTGCGGTTGATGATGTGTCGTTCGAGGTCCATCGCGGCAGGACGACGGCGGTCGTGGGTGAGTCGGGCTCGGGCAAGACCACCGTGGCCAGGATGGCGCTCGGTCTCGAGGTCCCGACTGAAGGCTCCGTGCGGGTGTGTGGGGACGCGGTTGCACAGGCCAAAGGCACTCAGCGCCGGGCGATCCGGCGCGCGATGCAGCCGGTGTTCCAGGATCCGTACGCGTCGTTGAATCCCATGTTCAGCATCGAGCGGATCATCGATGAACCGCTGCGTGTCTTCAAGGTTGGCGATCGTCAGAGCCGCAAGGCGAGGGTTGCGGAGCTGCTCGATCAGGTGGCGCTACCGCAAGAAGTCGCCGACCGCTATCCGAGCCAGCTGTCGGGCGGGCAGCGCCAGCGGGTCGCCATCGCGCGCGCTTTGGCGCTGGATCCGCGACTGGTGATTTGTGACGAGGCGGTGTCGGCCCTGGATGTCCTGGTTCAGGACCAGATCCTTCAGTTGCTTGGCAACCTGCAGCGCGACCTTGGGCTGTCCCTGCTGTTCATTACGCACGACCTCGCTGTCGTGCGTTTGATTGCCCACGATGTCGTGGTCATGCAGAACGGAAAAGTCGTCGAAACCGGTTCAGTTGATGAGGTATTCGCTCAACCGGATGCCGAGTACACCCGAGAATTGCTGAGCGCCATCCCCGGTACGGCGGCGAGCGCTGCATGGTGA
- a CDS encoding GntR family transcriptional regulator, with protein MVRRADQVLMALRGDIMSGVHPPGTRITESALCETYEVSRVPIREALKQLEVEGFVTSVAYAGMRVASLDRTEAADLFAVRRTMEELTTRRSAERFQRNPDDPTVMAFGEQLDRLVRTGQGLLDEPSRADLPPLNTQFHLGIAEFSESVSLHRLLRQISGKVEWLYRMDVRARGEHSWGEHAQIARAVRSGDPDLAADLMGRHVQNSLEGYLRRHARPV; from the coding sequence ATGGTGAGACGCGCGGATCAGGTCCTTATGGCCCTGCGCGGCGACATCATGAGCGGCGTCCACCCGCCGGGAACGCGCATCACCGAATCTGCGCTGTGCGAGACCTATGAGGTATCGCGGGTGCCGATTCGTGAAGCGCTCAAGCAACTGGAAGTTGAGGGTTTCGTGACCAGCGTGGCGTACGCGGGGATGCGGGTTGCGTCGCTGGACCGGACGGAGGCGGCAGACCTTTTCGCCGTTCGACGGACGATGGAGGAACTGACGACGCGACGAAGCGCAGAGCGCTTTCAGAGGAACCCTGACGATCCGACCGTGATGGCCTTTGGTGAGCAGTTAGACCGGCTGGTGCGCACAGGCCAAGGTCTCTTGGACGAGCCAAGTCGTGCTGACCTACCGCCGCTCAACACCCAGTTTCATTTGGGCATAGCGGAGTTCAGCGAGAGTGTCTCCCTGCACCGGCTCTTGCGACAGATCTCAGGAAAAGTCGAGTGGCTTTACCGGATGGACGTCCGCGCGCGAGGCGAGCACTCGTGGGGTGAGCATGCGCAGATTGCTCGAGCTGTCCGGTCAGGCGATCCTGACCTGGCCGCCGACCTGATGGGTCGGCATGTGCAGAACTCGCTGGAGGGCTATCTGCGCCGGCATGCTCGTCCGGTCTAG
- a CDS encoding hydroxyacid-oxoacid transhydrogenase — translation MSHPTPRHPEQVYTYGTPQLKFGPGASAEIGYDLSRTGARRALIVTDAGIAASGGPAQVADQMREFDIETVIFDGSRVEPTDASLDDAIAFAREHGPFDAYVAVGGGSSIDTAKAINLLMTNDGALLDYVNAPVGGGKAPSVPLKPLIAVPTTTGTGSESTTICVLDVLDQHVKSGISHAWLRPTMAVIDPDLTMSQPAMVTACAGMDILCHALESYTARPYTSYEHKQAHERVPYCGSNPIADMWSEKALQLMAGSFRRAVADGSDRSARGDMAMAATFAGMGFGNAGVHLPHANAYPIAGQVKGFHPEGYPGDEAMVPHGMAVSLTAPAAFRLTYAAAPERHLRAAQLLDAQAPRTSDPANQLPSILVRLFQDIGIPNGLSGVGFTDTDLDALTEGTLKQERLLTTAPLPIDRAAVRRVLADSMSLW, via the coding sequence ATGAGCCACCCCACACCCAGGCACCCCGAGCAGGTCTACACCTATGGCACGCCGCAGTTGAAGTTCGGACCCGGTGCCAGCGCGGAGATCGGGTACGACCTCAGCCGCACGGGTGCCCGCCGCGCCCTGATCGTCACCGACGCAGGCATCGCGGCCTCGGGTGGACCGGCTCAGGTTGCCGACCAGATGCGCGAGTTCGACATTGAGACAGTCATTTTCGACGGCAGCCGGGTCGAGCCAACTGACGCCTCTCTGGACGATGCGATCGCGTTCGCCCGCGAACACGGACCGTTCGACGCCTATGTGGCGGTGGGCGGCGGGTCGAGCATCGACACCGCAAAGGCCATCAATCTGCTGATGACCAACGACGGAGCGCTCCTGGACTACGTCAATGCCCCCGTCGGTGGCGGCAAGGCTCCCTCTGTGCCACTCAAGCCACTCATCGCCGTCCCGACGACAACGGGCACCGGTTCAGAAAGCACCACCATCTGTGTCCTGGACGTGCTTGACCAGCACGTCAAAAGCGGGATCAGCCACGCGTGGCTACGCCCGACGATGGCTGTCATCGACCCAGACCTGACGATGTCCCAACCAGCGATGGTGACCGCCTGCGCCGGGATGGACATCCTGTGCCATGCGCTGGAGAGCTACACCGCTCGGCCCTACACGTCCTACGAGCACAAACAAGCACACGAACGAGTGCCCTACTGCGGCTCAAACCCGATCGCCGACATGTGGAGCGAAAAAGCTCTCCAGCTCATGGCGGGCAGTTTCCGCAGGGCGGTCGCCGACGGCTCGGACCGCAGCGCACGCGGTGACATGGCCATGGCCGCAACCTTTGCAGGCATGGGCTTCGGCAATGCCGGAGTCCACCTTCCGCACGCCAACGCGTACCCGATTGCGGGTCAGGTCAAGGGTTTTCACCCCGAAGGTTACCCTGGCGACGAGGCTATGGTTCCCCACGGAATGGCCGTATCCCTTACGGCCCCAGCGGCTTTCCGCCTCACGTATGCTGCCGCACCTGAACGCCACCTTCGTGCGGCACAACTCCTAGACGCGCAGGCACCTCGCACGAGCGACCCCGCAAATCAGTTGCCGTCTATCCTCGTCCGACTTTTCCAGGACATTGGAATCCCCAACGGCCTCAGTGGAGTGGGGTTTACTGACACCGACCTTGACGCACTCACCGAGGGCACCCTGAAACAGGAACGGCTCCTGACGACAGCACCTCTTCCCATCGACAGGGCGGCCGTACGTCGTGTGCTTGCCGATTCGATGAGCCTTTGGTGA
- a CDS encoding SGNH/GDSL hydrolase family protein has product MSEQRHWRRYVALGDSFTEGMSDPSPGDPNSFVGWADRLAASLAARNAADGVEFGYANLAIRGRLVADITSRQVDEALVLTPDLVSIVGGANDCLRPKVDLDHVAQQLEDAVARIRATGADVLMATTAHPGWAPLFRRLQSRFAAHTANVWGIAQRHDCFVIDQWSLRALRHPAMWATDRIHLSTIGHQRVAAQAAWTLGLTPDEDWQTPLPPAPQLGRWTSTQKHAAWARTHLAPWVQRRIQGRSSGDTVTAKRPTVTPVQ; this is encoded by the coding sequence ATGAGCGAACAACGACACTGGCGGCGGTACGTCGCGCTCGGCGATTCCTTCACCGAGGGCATGAGCGACCCTTCCCCTGGCGACCCGAATTCCTTTGTCGGCTGGGCGGATCGGCTCGCAGCGAGCCTCGCGGCGCGCAATGCCGCCGACGGCGTGGAGTTCGGGTACGCCAACCTGGCCATCCGCGGCAGACTCGTGGCCGACATCACCAGTCGTCAGGTCGACGAGGCGCTCGTACTGACACCTGACCTCGTCAGCATCGTCGGTGGCGCCAACGATTGTCTTCGGCCGAAAGTCGACCTGGACCACGTCGCGCAGCAACTCGAGGATGCCGTAGCCCGCATTCGTGCCACTGGCGCCGACGTGCTCATGGCAACAACCGCACACCCCGGTTGGGCTCCCTTGTTCCGGCGACTTCAGTCCCGGTTCGCGGCGCATACCGCCAACGTGTGGGGCATTGCGCAGCGTCATGACTGTTTCGTCATCGACCAATGGTCTTTGCGCGCCTTACGCCACCCGGCGATGTGGGCCACTGACCGCATTCACCTGTCGACGATCGGCCATCAGCGGGTCGCCGCTCAGGCCGCCTGGACACTCGGCCTCACACCAGATGAGGACTGGCAGACGCCCCTGCCACCTGCACCCCAACTCGGCCGCTGGACCAGCACGCAAAAACACGCGGCCTGGGCACGTACTCACCTGGCTCCGTGGGTCCAGCGACGCATCCAAGGACGCAGCTCCGGCGACACGGTGACCGCAAAGCGCCCGACCGTTACGCCGGTTCAGTAG
- a CDS encoding uracil-DNA glycosylase, with the protein MPARPLEELVHASWVPVLDPAREHLTEAGDFLRTELAEGRGYLPAADHVLRAFQMPLPDVRVLIVGQDPYPTPGHAVGLCFSVAPEVRPVPRSLQNIYAELESDLGLMKPDSGDLSPWVDQGVLLLNRVLTVRAGSPGSHRQHGWEHVTAAAIQGLVARGGPLVAILWGRDARSLAPHLGAVPYVESSHPSPLSARAGFFGSRPFSRVNALLEEQGSAPIDWSLT; encoded by the coding sequence ATGCCCGCGCGACCGCTTGAAGAGCTCGTCCATGCCAGTTGGGTGCCGGTGCTGGACCCCGCCCGAGAACACCTGACCGAGGCCGGAGATTTTCTGCGGACCGAACTCGCCGAGGGGCGTGGCTATCTCCCCGCGGCCGACCACGTATTACGGGCCTTCCAGATGCCGCTACCGGACGTACGAGTCCTCATCGTCGGCCAGGATCCCTACCCGACACCGGGTCACGCCGTCGGATTGTGCTTCTCGGTCGCTCCCGAGGTCCGTCCGGTGCCACGCAGCCTGCAGAACATCTACGCCGAGCTGGAGTCCGACCTCGGTCTGATGAAACCCGACTCAGGCGACCTGAGCCCGTGGGTCGATCAGGGCGTGCTTCTGCTGAACCGAGTCCTCACCGTTCGCGCTGGCTCTCCTGGGAGCCACCGCCAGCACGGATGGGAGCACGTTACGGCCGCGGCAATTCAGGGACTGGTCGCCCGCGGAGGCCCCTTGGTCGCGATCCTGTGGGGCCGAGACGCGCGCAGCCTTGCGCCGCACTTGGGCGCGGTTCCCTATGTCGAAAGCTCGCACCCCTCGCCACTCTCTGCACGAGCGGGGTTCTTCGGGTCGCGCCCATTTAGCCGGGTCAACGCGCTTCTCGAAGAACAAGGTTCGGCACCAATCGATTGGAGCCTGACATGA
- a CDS encoding pyridoxal phosphate-dependent decarboxylase family protein — protein MTVHQFTDETQALAAEILRYSEERLRMDPVPLDSPLTRAELDDVAGAAIQSEGRGGLAALDLFAQKLAPACLSIDHPRYLSFIPCAPTREAAMFDLVVGASSIYAGSWLEGSGAVYAENQALRWIADLAGLPAEAGGSFVQGGTIGNLSALVAARTTAREVAERAGTGARPYRIAATVGSHSSIATACRVMDADEVQVPVNDRMQLTGERLREVLLENGPETFFAVVATAGSTNFGIIDDLESIADVCEEFGIWFHVDGAYGGAGLAAPSVREKYVGVERADSFIVDPHKWLFAPFDCCALLYRDPNLARVAHTQHATYLDVLNDSPEWNPTDYSVGLTRRARGLPFWFSLVANGTDAYTQAIEHTLDVTRFAQAEVERRDYVEVVRDADLSVLVFRRLGWKSEDYHAWSDQLLADQTGFVVPTSHDGETLARFAIVNPLTTEDDIRILLDSMA, from the coding sequence ATGACTGTGCACCAGTTCACCGATGAAACCCAAGCCCTGGCCGCTGAGATCCTGCGCTACTCCGAGGAGCGCCTGCGGATGGACCCGGTGCCGTTGGACAGCCCCCTGACCCGCGCTGAGCTGGATGACGTGGCGGGCGCAGCGATTCAGTCTGAGGGCCGTGGCGGGCTCGCCGCGCTTGACCTTTTCGCGCAGAAGTTGGCCCCTGCGTGCCTGTCGATCGACCACCCGCGCTATCTCTCGTTCATTCCGTGCGCGCCCACGCGGGAGGCGGCCATGTTCGACCTGGTGGTCGGGGCGTCCTCGATCTATGCCGGATCGTGGCTGGAGGGCTCCGGCGCGGTCTACGCCGAAAACCAGGCACTGCGCTGGATTGCTGACCTCGCTGGGCTTCCAGCAGAGGCGGGCGGCTCGTTTGTCCAGGGCGGCACCATCGGCAATCTCTCCGCGCTCGTGGCTGCGCGCACCACCGCGCGCGAAGTCGCCGAGCGCGCGGGGACCGGGGCTCGGCCATACCGCATTGCCGCCACGGTCGGCTCGCACTCCTCGATCGCAACCGCCTGCCGGGTGATGGACGCTGACGAGGTGCAGGTGCCGGTCAACGACCGAATGCAGTTGACGGGGGAGCGGCTACGGGAGGTCCTCCTCGAAAACGGCCCCGAGACCTTCTTCGCGGTGGTGGCGACCGCAGGCAGCACCAACTTCGGCATCATCGACGATCTGGAGTCGATAGCCGACGTGTGTGAAGAGTTTGGGATCTGGTTCCACGTCGACGGGGCGTACGGCGGCGCGGGCCTGGCCGCACCCAGCGTCCGGGAGAAATATGTGGGCGTGGAGCGAGCTGATTCCTTCATCGTCGACCCGCACAAGTGGCTGTTTGCGCCGTTTGACTGTTGCGCGCTGCTCTATCGCGACCCCAACCTGGCGCGGGTCGCGCATACCCAGCACGCCACCTATCTCGACGTGCTCAATGACTCCCCGGAGTGGAATCCCACCGACTATTCGGTGGGCCTGACGCGGCGCGCGCGCGGATTGCCGTTCTGGTTCTCCTTGGTAGCCAACGGAACTGACGCGTATACCCAGGCCATCGAGCACACCCTCGATGTGACGCGGTTCGCGCAGGCAGAGGTCGAGCGCCGTGACTACGTCGAGGTCGTACGCGACGCTGACCTGAGCGTGTTGGTGTTTCGTCGCCTCGGGTGGAAGTCCGAGGACTACCACGCGTGGTCCGACCAGTTGCTCGCTGACCAAACCGGGTTCGTCGTGCCGACCTCCCACGACGGGGAGACCCTCGCGCGGTTTGCGATCGTCAACCCGCTGACCACCGAGGACGACATCCGGATCCTGCTCGATTCGATGGCCTAA
- a CDS encoding DUF3263 domain-containing protein, which produces MSAAEQAQQQVTSLSDRDRDILAFERQWWKFAGSKEQMIRERFDMGSTRYYQVLNALIDTQVALEHDPMLVKRLRRLRASRMKQRSARRLGFDT; this is translated from the coding sequence ATGAGCGCCGCCGAGCAGGCCCAACAGCAGGTCACGTCGTTGAGTGACCGCGATCGGGACATCTTGGCGTTTGAACGTCAGTGGTGGAAGTTTGCTGGATCCAAGGAGCAAATGATCCGTGAGCGCTTCGACATGGGATCGACGCGCTACTACCAGGTTCTCAATGCGCTCATCGACACCCAAGTAGCGCTGGAGCACGACCCCATGCTGGTCAAGCGCCTGCGTCGGCTCCGTGCCTCGCGTATGAAGCAGCGCTCAGCGCGTCGCCTCGGTTTCGACACCTGA
- the zwf gene encoding glucose-6-phosphate dehydrogenase has protein sequence MTGTPNADSSRTDPQTIAYPSAHGQPRARRLTADDAPHVIVLFGATGDLARRKLLSGMAHLALSGLTPDIRIVGSSLDEMTDEEFRAFARKSIEEVGVRKLSAKEWEKFEPLLSFVPTSAGPKALADKVAEERAELGEGSRILHYLSVPPKAATKVIETLREAELVEDSRVVMEKPFGEDLESALALNAEVHETYREDQIFRIDHFLGKEAAQNILAFRFANGLFEPIWNRNFIDHIQIDIPESLGLDARAAFYEPTGAYKDMVVTHLFQVMAFVAMEPPTALEPRAISEEKNKVFRSLEPVRPADVVRGQYVGYRAEEGVHPESDTETFIALRASIDNWRWAGVPFYLRTGKKMAEGQRIISIAFKEAPKSMFPAGSGIGAHGPDHLTFDLADESKVSLSYYGKRPGPGMRLEKLSMQFSTEEMAQKGDVLEAYERLILDAMHGDHTLFTTAEGIESLWERSEPLLNDPPPVKSYPPGTWGPNSIHQLIAPNAWRLPFERQWRA, from the coding sequence GTGACTGGCACACCCAACGCGGACTCTTCGCGTACTGACCCACAGACCATTGCCTATCCCAGCGCGCATGGGCAGCCGCGCGCTCGACGCCTCACCGCGGATGATGCGCCGCATGTGATCGTCCTCTTCGGCGCGACCGGCGACCTGGCACGGCGCAAGTTGCTCTCCGGCATGGCGCATTTGGCCTTGTCCGGACTGACGCCCGACATCCGGATCGTGGGGTCGAGTCTGGATGAGATGACCGACGAGGAGTTCCGCGCGTTCGCGCGAAAGTCCATCGAAGAAGTCGGCGTGCGCAAGTTGAGCGCGAAGGAGTGGGAGAAGTTCGAGCCGCTGCTGTCTTTCGTTCCGACGTCGGCTGGTCCTAAAGCCCTGGCTGACAAAGTCGCGGAAGAGCGTGCCGAACTCGGCGAGGGTTCCCGCATCCTGCACTACCTGAGTGTGCCGCCCAAGGCCGCGACCAAGGTGATCGAGACCCTGCGCGAAGCCGAACTCGTCGAAGACTCGCGGGTCGTGATGGAGAAGCCGTTCGGTGAAGATCTTGAGTCGGCGCTCGCGCTGAATGCCGAAGTGCACGAGACCTACCGCGAGGACCAGATCTTCCGGATCGACCACTTCCTGGGCAAGGAAGCGGCCCAGAACATCTTGGCCTTCCGCTTCGCCAACGGTCTATTCGAGCCGATCTGGAACCGCAACTTCATTGACCATATTCAGATCGACATCCCCGAGTCGCTCGGACTCGATGCACGGGCGGCGTTCTACGAGCCGACGGGTGCCTACAAAGACATGGTCGTCACGCACCTGTTCCAGGTGATGGCGTTCGTCGCGATGGAACCCCCAACCGCACTCGAACCGCGGGCGATCTCGGAAGAGAAGAACAAGGTCTTCCGATCGCTGGAGCCGGTACGCCCCGCTGACGTCGTGCGCGGCCAGTACGTCGGCTACCGCGCTGAGGAAGGCGTACACCCCGAATCCGACACCGAGACCTTCATCGCGCTGCGGGCTTCCATCGACAACTGGCGGTGGGCAGGGGTGCCGTTCTACCTGCGGACCGGCAAGAAGATGGCCGAGGGCCAGCGGATCATCTCGATCGCCTTCAAGGAAGCGCCGAAGTCGATGTTCCCGGCCGGTTCAGGGATCGGGGCGCACGGGCCCGACCACCTCACCTTCGATCTTGCCGATGAGTCAAAGGTCTCGCTGTCCTACTACGGCAAGCGGCCCGGCCCCGGTATGCGTCTGGAAAAGCTCTCGATGCAGTTCTCCACGGAGGAGATGGCGCAGAAGGGCGACGTGCTGGAGGCATACGAGCGCCTCATCCTGGACGCCATGCACGGCGACCACACGTTGTTCACGACGGCCGAAGGCATCGAATCGCTCTGGGAGCGCTCGGAGCCGCTGCTGAACGACCCGCCGCCGGTGAAGTCCTACCCGCCGGGTACGTGGGGACCGAACTCCATCCACCAACTGATCGCGCCTAACGCGTGGCGGCTGCCCTTCGAGCGTCAGTGGCGCGCATAG
- a CDS encoding SDR family NAD(P)-dependent oxidoreductase — protein sequence MNPPFNGLTALVTGGASGLGAAIADRLHDQGAAVAILDINPVPVTEGARLAGTRCNVADDDSVVAAVAHTAERFGGIDVVINSAGIGAQGSIADNSTDEWLRVYDVNVLGVVRVTRAALPHLRRSEHAAVVNIGSIAATQGLPQRAAYSAAKGAVHALTRAMACDHLADGIRVNAVAPGTADTPWVGRLLDRADDPAAERAALDARQPHGRLVTADEVAAAATYLASPEAGSTNGVCLAVDGGMDNVVARR from the coding sequence GTGAATCCCCCATTCAATGGGCTTACCGCACTCGTGACCGGCGGCGCTTCTGGCCTCGGCGCCGCCATCGCCGACCGACTACATGATCAGGGTGCCGCGGTCGCTATTCTCGACATTAACCCCGTGCCGGTGACTGAGGGCGCACGTCTGGCAGGCACTCGTTGCAATGTTGCCGACGACGACTCGGTGGTCGCTGCGGTCGCGCACACGGCGGAGCGATTCGGCGGCATCGATGTCGTGATCAACAGTGCTGGCATAGGGGCGCAGGGATCCATCGCCGATAACAGCACAGACGAGTGGTTGCGCGTTTACGACGTCAACGTCCTTGGGGTCGTCCGAGTGACCAGGGCCGCTCTTCCGCACCTTCGCCGCTCCGAGCACGCCGCCGTCGTCAACATTGGTTCGATCGCCGCCACCCAAGGACTCCCGCAGCGCGCGGCGTATTCCGCCGCTAAGGGTGCCGTGCACGCACTCACCCGCGCCATGGCCTGCGACCATCTGGCCGATGGAATCCGAGTCAACGCCGTAGCGCCCGGGACCGCAGACACACCCTGGGTCGGGCGACTCCTAGACCGTGCCGACGACCCCGCGGCTGAACGCGCCGCCCTCGATGCTCGTCAGCCTCACGGACGTCTTGTCACCGCCGACGAGGTGGCCGCCGCCGCCACGTACCTCGCTTCGCCCGAGGCGGGGTCAACCAACGGAGTGTGTCTCGCAGTCGATGGCGGCATGGACAACGTTGTGGCACGCCGGTAG
- a CDS encoding fumarylacetoacetate hydrolase family protein, which yields MRLARFGPAGGEVPAVEHEGVWRDARSVTEDFDSAFFAGDGRSRLERAVAGLPELADIANLRVGAPFARPSAVICIGMNYAAHAAESNSAPPELPPIFLKLPNTVVGPNDDVEIPRGSTKTDWEVELGVVIGRRAAYLDSPEQAMQHVAGYVTANDLSERDFQLKDSGGQWSKGKCCAGFSPVGPWLATADEIESSDLRLRSWINGEPRQDSSTADMIFDVGTIIHHLSQYLVLEPGDLVLTGTPEGVALSGRFPYLTAGDVCEVEIEGLGRARHRLTSGTTTRDGL from the coding sequence GTGAGACTCGCACGCTTTGGGCCTGCTGGGGGCGAGGTGCCCGCCGTTGAACACGAGGGGGTCTGGCGCGACGCCCGCTCGGTCACCGAGGACTTCGACTCAGCCTTCTTTGCCGGGGACGGCAGGTCCCGCTTAGAGCGGGCAGTTGCTGGCCTTCCGGAACTAGCCGACATCGCCAACCTCCGGGTGGGCGCGCCGTTCGCGCGGCCAAGCGCTGTGATCTGCATCGGCATGAACTACGCCGCACATGCTGCCGAATCTAACTCAGCCCCACCAGAGCTCCCGCCCATATTTCTAAAATTGCCAAACACAGTCGTAGGTCCTAACGACGATGTCGAGATCCCGCGCGGCAGCACAAAAACCGACTGGGAAGTCGAGTTGGGCGTAGTGATCGGTCGGCGAGCCGCCTACCTCGACTCACCAGAGCAAGCGATGCAGCACGTGGCCGGGTATGTCACGGCGAACGACCTTTCTGAGCGCGACTTCCAACTTAAGGACTCTGGTGGACAGTGGAGTAAGGGCAAGTGCTGCGCTGGCTTCAGCCCGGTCGGCCCATGGTTGGCGACCGCCGATGAGATCGAATCATCCGATCTTAGATTGCGGAGTTGGATCAATGGCGAACCGCGGCAGGACTCCTCCACCGCCGACATGATCTTCGATGTTGGCACTATCATCCACCACCTGAGCCAATATCTCGTCCTGGAACCTGGCGACCTGGTCCTGACCGGCACACCCGAGGGAGTCGCACTCTCAGGACGGTTCCCCTACCTCACAGCTGGCGATGTCTGCGAGGTCGAGATCGAGGGGCTGGGCCGAGCCAGGCACCGCCTCACCTCCGGCACCACAACCCGCGACGGACTGTAG
- a CDS encoding FadR/GntR family transcriptional regulator has product MAVTDEAISGIKDMIASGQLRPGGKLPREADLAERLGLSRNSLREAVRALSLIHVLDVRQGDGTYVTSLEPSLLMSGMQFVVDLHQDDTVLQFFEVRSLLEPSATALAAERMSDEAISELRDVLDSIPANPGVEQLVSADLVFHRRIAEGAENVVLHSMLEGLTGPMQRARVWRGLTETGAVARTIAEHRAILDAIADRRPEAARAWATVHIAGVEGWLLSNLRDGADSVIDPLE; this is encoded by the coding sequence GTGGCGGTCACGGACGAGGCCATCAGTGGGATCAAGGACATGATCGCAAGCGGGCAGTTGCGCCCTGGCGGCAAGTTGCCACGCGAGGCGGATCTCGCCGAGCGATTAGGTCTGTCACGCAACAGCCTGCGCGAAGCAGTGCGCGCGCTCTCCCTGATCCACGTGCTCGACGTGCGCCAAGGCGACGGGACATATGTGACGAGCCTTGAGCCATCACTTCTGATGAGTGGGATGCAGTTCGTCGTCGACCTCCACCAGGATGACACCGTGCTGCAGTTCTTCGAGGTGAGGAGTCTGCTCGAACCATCGGCGACGGCGCTCGCCGCGGAGCGGATGAGCGATGAAGCGATATCTGAGTTGCGCGATGTTCTTGACTCGATCCCAGCGAATCCGGGTGTCGAGCAGTTGGTGTCGGCCGATTTGGTCTTCCACCGGCGCATCGCCGAGGGAGCCGAAAATGTTGTGTTGCATTCGATGCTGGAGGGCCTCACCGGCCCGATGCAGCGGGCGAGGGTCTGGCGGGGGCTGACCGAGACGGGAGCGGTGGCCCGCACGATCGCTGAGCATAGAGCGATCTTGGATGCGATTGCCGATCGTCGGCCGGAAGCGGCACGAGCCTGGGCCACGGTGCATATCGCGGGCGTCGAGGGGTGGCTGCTCTCCAACTTGCGGGACGGCGCAGACAGCGTCATCGACCCACTGGAGTGA